In the genome of Actinomycetota bacterium, the window AGTTCTATCCGCCCGCATGGTGCAGGCGGTCTCAAGGGTCCCGGCCGCGCGACTCGGTCGGGACCCTCGCTATCTCCGGCGACGGGGGGTATCTTCCTGTTCGAGGACGTCGCCGATGTGGAGCGCCGCATGCTGCAGTACCTGCTCGAACTGATCTCGCGGCTCGGCGACTGGAGCTACCTCGTCATCTTCCTGGTCGCCGCACTCGAGTGCTCGGCGTTCCTCGGGCTCGTTGTTCCGGGAGAGAGCTTGCTGCTCGCATGCGGCTTCCTCTCCCACCGCGGCGTGCTCGCGATCGATGCCGTCGTGGTGGCAGGCGTCCTCGGCGCGATCGTCGGCGACAACGTCGGCTACGAGATGGGGCGCCGGCTCGGACGCGGCTGGCTGCTGTCCGCCGGCTCCCGCGTCGGTCTCACAGAGAAACGGCTTCAGGGCGGTGAGGACTTCTTCGCGCGCCATGGGTCGAAGGCGGTGTTCCTTGGCAGGTTTGTGGGGTATGCACGGGCCGTGGTGCCGTTCGTGGCGGGCTCGACGCGCATGCCGCAACGGGTGTTCTTCGCGTACAACGCGCTCGGCGCGGTGCTGTGGGGGACCGGCGTGACGGTACTCGGATACTCGCTCGGTGCGAGCTGGCGGCTGGCCGAGGTGTGGCTCGGGCGAGCGAGCACGGCGGTCGCGGTGGCGACGGTCGCCGTCGCTGCGGGAGTGTGGCTGTGGAGGCGGCTGGCTCGCGGACGAGCGTGACCTAGGCCCGACACGACTAAGCCGTCCCGGTCGCCGGCGCGCTCTCAGCATCGCTCAGCGGCATCTCAGGTGCGGTCCCACACACTCGGGTCGTTCGTTCTCCCGAGAAAGGAGGGACAATCATGGAGAAGCGCAACAAGATCGCCCTCGTGTCGGCCATCTCGGCCGCACTCGCTACCAGCGCTCTGGTCGCAGGTCTCGCATTTGCCACGCCGAACAGCTCCTCGACGCCTTCCGTGGCGCCCGCAGCTGAGTCGAGTGCGGTCGTCGAGGCCCCCGAGGCCGAGGCAGACGGCGTCGACCACCAGTTCGACGGCGAAGAGGCTGGCAACAACGGTGACGGTGTCCCGGACGCCAACGAGGCTGCTGAGGCAGAAGGTGCCGAGGAGTCTGAGAGTGCCGAAACCGAGACCGACGGCGTCGACCACGAGTTCGACGGCGAGGAGATCGGCGACAATGGCAACGGTGTTCCGGATGCGAACGAGGCTGCGGAGACCAAGTAGGCCCAGTCCTCCCTGCAATCCCAGAGGAGCTCCCGAGAGGGGGCTCCTCTTCGCTCTCTCCGTGGCATGGCACGCTGTGTGCAGAGGGATTCTCAGCTACTTCTCAGGTTCGTATGACACAATCGCCCCAGCACGGGCATACCATGGGGCGACAGCGGCCGTAGAGCAGTCTGGAGGTGGGCCGATGCGCATTCTTGTCGTCGAAGACGAAGTCCGACTCTCGGCCTATCTCAAGCGTGGTCTTGAGGCCGAGGGGTTCGCCGTCGACGTCGCCCAAACAGGCACGGACGGTCTCTGGATGGCGACCGAGCAGCCCTACGACGCGATCGTGCTCGACATCATGCTGCCCGGCATGAACGGCTACAAGGTGTGCGAGTCGCTGCGCAAGGCCGACAACTGGGTGCCGATTCTCATGCTTACCGCCAAGGACGGCGAGTACGACGAGGCCGAAGCCCTCGACACCGGCGCCGACGACTTCCTCTCCAAGCCCTTCTCGTTCGTGGTGCTTCTCGCGAGGCTGCGAGCGCTCATGCGTCGTGGCTCGCCGGAGCGTCCGGCGATACTCGGTGTTGGTACGCTCACGCTCGACCCGTCGACACACGAGGTCAAGCGCGGCGATACACAGGTCGAGGTGACCCCGCGCGAGTACTCGCTCCTCGAGTACTTCATGCGCCATCCCGGCGACGTGCTCCCCAAGGCCGAGATCATGGGACACGTGTGGGACTGGGAGTTCGAGGGCGACCCGAACATCATCGAGGTCTACGTCGGGTACCTCCGCAAGAAGATCGACGTGCCCTTCGGTCTCGACACCCTTCGGACCGTACGCGGAGCGGGCTACCGGCTGGTGCCCGATGCCTAGTCGCGGTCGGCCTCGGCTTCCTGGCATCAGGGTCCAGACGACGGTCATCGCGGTTTTGGTCGTCGGTCTGTCGGTCTCCTTGGCTATGGCGGCGCTCCTCTGGACAGCCCGCGGGAGCTTCACCGACCAGATCACCGCGAGTGCTGAGGCCCGCGTGCAGGACATCGCACTGCTCGCGAAAGCGGGGTCTGTTCCCCATCCCGTGCCGGGGCGCGGAGAAGATCAGCTCGTGCAGGTCTTCGACGCAGGGGGGGCCGTGACCGCTTCGAGCGCTTCGATCGAGGGCCAGGCGCCTCTGGTCGACATCCAACTCGCTCCGGGTGAGTCGCGCACGTACACGGTCCCGTCACTACTCGAATCCGGTGGCGAAAACGGTGAGGCGGGCGAGGGCGGCGCAGATCCCGGCGTCGCGTTTCTCGTGTCGGCCATCGGGGTGGCGTCACCTGCCGGGCCCGTGACCGTCATGGTCGCGGGGTCCCTCGATCCCGTGCAGCAGATGGTCGACGTCCTCCAACCGCGCCTCGAGATCGGGCTTCCACTCATCTTGCTGATCGTTGGCGCAACCGTGTGGGCACTCACCGGGCGCGCGCTGCGACCTGTTGAGGCGATCCGCCGTGAAGCCGAGGAGATATCCGCGGCATCCCTGGAGCGCCGTGTGCCCGAGCCTCGCACGTCCGACGAGATCGGTCGTCTTGCCGATACCATGAACCGCATGCTCGACCGCCTCGAGTCCTCGGCACGTGTACAGCGGCGCTTTGTTTCCGATGCGTCGCACGAGCTGAAAAGCCCCGTTGCATCCATCCGCACGATGCTCGATGTGGCTCGTCGGCGGCATCCGGCCGACCTCAACGCCTTCATCGACGACTTGGCCGCCGAGGATCGTCGCCTCGAACATCTGGTAGGCGACCTGCTTGCGCTCGCGCGCTACGACGAGAGCATGAGGCCAGCGCATCCGGTCGATGTTGACCTCGACGATGTCGTGTTGGGTGAAGTCGCGGTTATCACCAAGTCCTCGGAGATTCGAATCGACATTTCGGGCGTGCACCCAGCTCGGCTTCAGGCCGAACTGGGCAGTATGGAATCGCTCGTGCGCAACCTTCTCGGAAACGCCGTGCGCCATGCAGCCTCGACAGTCTGGGTCACCGTGGACGTCCGCGAGGACATGATCGTGTTCACGGTCAGCGACGACGGTCCAGGCGTGCCCCCTGAGGACCGCGAGCGGATATTCGACCGCTTCGTGCGTCTGGATGAGGCGCGCGTGCACGAGGACGGGGGTACCGGCCTCGGACTCGCGTTGTGCCGGGTGATCGCCCACTCTCTTCGCGGGGACGTGCGGGTCGCCGACCCACTCCACGGAGGCGCGACCTTCGAGGTCACGCTGCCTCTGCATTCACCTTCCTGATTCTCAGGATTCCTTCAGGCTCGCGGGTCTAGTCTCGGTCGAGCGCGGTGCAGAGAAGCGCGCCAACGACCCGGAGCCGAGCACCCCAGCTGGGGAACTATCAAGATGAGCCTGGCGGTGACGCTGTCGAGGCCAGCTTGTCAGAGAGTCGGAGGACGTCATGGTGCAACACCGGAAGTTCATGAACCTCGCTCTTGACGACGAGGGACTACACACGCCCGACGGCGTGCTCGATCTGAGCCAGCTCACGCGAGTCGACGTGATCCGGAATCGCCAGCGCGAGCGCAGCGGGGGATCGTCCGAGCCCTCCGGAGCGGGTGTCCTTGGCGGGGCACTGCTGGGTGGTGCGATCGCCGGTCCACTCGGGGCGGTCGGTGGAGGTATCCTTGGCTCGAGGGCCCGATACGGCGATGACGACGAGCACATCCCGCGCACGGTATCTGCGACGCTCATCTTCGAATCGCCGGAGCTGGCGTACTCGACCACCGTCCAGCGCGATCGGGCCGAAGAGGCGGAAGCGTTCGTGGCGGCCGTAAAGGATGCGGCGGGACTCTGAGCCGACCACTACACGCCGAGCGCACGCACCATGCGGTCGACGATCTCGTCGAGCACGGGGCGTGGTGTTGCGAAGTTGAGGCGTGCGAAACCCGCGCCCGGTGTGCCGAAGTCCGGTCCTGACGAGAGTCCCACGCGGCCCGCTTCCAGCAGGTGTTTCGCAGGGTCGTCGCCAAGGCCCATCGCGCGGAAGTCGAGCCACGCGAGGTAGGTCGCCTCAGGCGTCGTGACGCCGACCTGCGGCAGCTCCTCGGCCAGGCGCGCCATGAGGTAGTCGCGACTCGCGTGCAGCGTCGCGACGATCTCGTCGAGCCAGGGCTTCCCGTGACGCCATGCCGTCAGCGCCGCCACGGCTCCCGTCACGCTCACCCCGCCAAGGAGATGCGGCATCAGTGCGGCGTAGCCCTCGGCGACCCGCTCGGCGCCCAGGTGAGCTACCGCGCAGCTGAGTCCCCCGAGGTTGAAGCTCTTGGACGCCGAGGTCATCGTAACCGTGCGCGCGGCGACCTCGGGGCCGAGCGATGCGAACGGTATGTGCGCGGCGCCGGGATAGACGAAGTCCTGCCAGATCTCGTCGCTGATGACCAGCAGGTCGTGTTCCTCGGCGACGCGAGCGATCGCGGCGAGCTCCTCGGCGGTGAAAGCGCGGCCGGTCGGGTTGTGCGGGTTGCACAGCAGCACCGCGCGCGTGGTGTCGTCGACGAGAGCGGCCAGGTGGTTGGCGTCGATGCGTCGGGCGGTGTCGTCCAGGCGGTACTCGACGAGTCGGCGGCCCGACTTCTCGACGATGCCGAGGAACGGCGGGTAGATGGGCGTGAAGAGCACCACGCCGTCGCCGGGTTCGGTCGCGACGTCGAGCGCCATCGAGATCGGCTGGAGCGTGCTCGAGAACAGATGGCTTGCCGCGGGGTCGGGGCGCCAGCCGAAACGACGCTCGGACCAGTCGGCCCAGGCTTGCACCACGCGATCGTCGAACGACGCGATGTTGTAGCCGAGGTCGCCGTTGTCCACGAGCTCGCGAAGGGCATCCGAGACGACCGGGGCTGTGGGGAAATCCATGTCGGCGACCCACGCAGGGATCACGTCGTCGTCGAATCGCGCCCACTTGGCGCCGGTGAGGCGGCGCAGCCGCTCCATGTGGTTCGCGTCGGTCATGCGTTCACTATAACGTTGGCGTCATCGAGCTATCAGCGGCGCGTGGCATCCGGCGCAAAACGTCGTGACGTGGCATTCGAAGCACGCTGCGGCCCCCGACTTCGTGACCGCCTGCGGATGCTGCGCGAGCCACGAGCCGTTCGCCGGGTTGTACGCCTTGTGGTGGCAGGTCCTGCAGAAGTCCGGGTTGGTGCCATGACACCGCTCGCACACGAGCCGGTTCTTCACGGCGACCGGTCCATGGACCTTTCGGCCGTCAGTCCAATGCTCGGGATGGGGCATCTCCAGTCCGTGACACGTGTCGCACATGCTCGCCTCGTGGCACATGAGGCAGAGGCTGCGGTCTGCCTTGGCCAGCTCATTGTGGGCGGTCTTCCACTTCGCCGCCTTGTGCGTCTCGGGGCGCATGTTGAACGACGGCGGGTGGCACACTTCGCAGTCGCCGGGCGCCTTGGCGTCGCTCTCATGGCTGTGGCACGTGAAGCACTGCAGCATCAGCAGAAGCGGCCGCTCGGCTCCGGGATCGAAGTGCACCGTCCACACGTGACACGAGATGCATGACTTGTTCCGCTCCGCGTGCTCCTCGTGGTCGATGAGCGTCCCGTAGCGGATGGTGACTGCGCGCCCGGGCGTGTGGCACTGCTCGCAGTTCGAGTCGGGGACGGTGACGGAGGTCTCGAGCGATTCGCCGACGGTTTCCCCGGCACCGAGGGTGAAGTGCGCCCTCACGTCGCGAGAAAGCCGGCTTGCGCGTACGGCCATTGTCTTCGGAAAGCCGTACCAGGGTTGAGGCGCCTCGTGGCAGGCGGGGCAGCCGACCTGGGCGTGCGGGGATATCTTCCACGATTCCACCTGCGGCGCGATCTCGTGACAGCCCCCACACAGCCGAGGAGAGGCCGTTGCGCGGTAGAACCCGAATCCGAGCGCGACGACAGCGACCGCGATCGCTGTCGTGATCCACGCTCTGCGGATGAGGATGTGCCGCGCGTCGGGTGATGTGCTTTCCATCTGGGCCGTCCTGGGTATCAGACTCATGGAACCTTGAAGCGAGTCGGTCGTTGATGAGCCTGACGCTACTCCGCGTTTTGGCTACGTCAAGAGCCTCTCGCGCTGGGTATGGCCGTTCGTGCAGGGCGCTAACGGAACCCTAAACAAACGTGAATCGTGTGCCAAACTCCTAACCCGATTCCAACGCCATACTCATATCAGGCCCTTTCGTCCCAACGCGATTCGCACATATTCGCTCGCCGTGGGCGCGAAAGACCCAACACGATCGGTAGGAGAGAGCATGGCCGGATCAGAGTCTCGTTCACTCGCCCGCCGTGCCAGGGCGGCCCTGGTGCGACCGCGCGTCGCGTGCGCGATCCTTGCGGCTATCGTGATCGCCCTGTGGTCGGCGACGCCCGCAATCGCGGGACAGGCGTCCTCGGGCGAGTTGTTGTTTTACCCGTGCACGAGCTGCCACCCGGTGACCCTGCAGCCCGGCACCGACAAGCCCACGCGCAAGCTCCCTGGCGACTTCCCGGGACACGAGATCGTGCTTGTCGGTCACGACGTCCTTGGCGAGGGGGATGCGGCGTGTCTTGTCTGCCACGACGACCCGGCCAAGGACCCCGGCAAGCTCAAGCTCATCGACGGCAGCCTCATCGACATCACCGGCGATACCGCGAAGGTCTGCTACCGGTGCCACTCGGCCAAGTACAACGAGTGGATGGCGGGGACGCACGGCAAGCACAAGCCCACGTGTACCGCCGCCGGATGCCACGACCCTCACTCGCCGAGATGGATCTACGCCGAATCGCTGCCGCCCTTTGTGGGCAGCGGCTTCCAGTTCAAGGCCCTGTCCGGTCGTGAACCGTTCACGCCTCTCGCGCCGCCCGCGCCGGCGCCTCCGACAGAGGTGCCGCAGTTGTTCCTGATCGCGGTCGTGCTGGGAGTCGTGGCGGCAGCGGCCCGGGTCGCTGGACTCGTCCGAGGAAGGCCGAACCGATGAGCCACAAGAAGCCGCGCATCGCGCGCGTGGAGCCCGCGTCCGCCGATGCGCCCGCGCGTGCCGGGGAGCCCCGCATCACGGTGACCCGGCGCTCGCTTCTCGAAGGCCTTGGCGCGACGGCTGGAATCCTCGCCGCCGGCGTGATCCCCGCTTTCCTGACCGCACTGCCCGCGTCCGGGTCGGAAGCCTCGAGCGAAGGCGCGAACACCGAGGTGCCCGGCGCGTCCGAGACCGGCATCGATCGCTTCGTCGAGGAGAACGGCCCCGTGAACTACCCGGGCAAGCCCGTCTCCTACGCCGATCCCGCCGGCGATGAGAAGTGGGCGATGGTCATCGACGTGAAGGCCTGCGTGGGATGCCGCAAGTGCGTCTACGCGTGCGTGAAGGAGAACAACATAGGGCGGACGTCCGGCTTCACATACATCCAGGTGCTCGAGATGGAGCTGGGCTCCAACGAACTCGAGCTTGGCACTCTCAAGTACGAGCAGGGCGGTCGCCCGGACAAGTGGTACCTGCCGATCCAGTGCATGCACTGCGCGAAGCCGACCTGTGTCTACGGCTGTCCCGTCAAGGCGACGTGGAAGGAGCCGGACGGCATCGTCGTCATCGACTACGACAAGTGCATCGCGTGCCGCAATTGCCTCGTCACGTGCCCCTACGACGCACGCCAGTTCAACTGGGTCGAGCCGGAGGTTCCCAAGAACGAGGTGAACCCCCTGGTTCCACTCGAGGAGAAGGCCGGAGTCGTGGAGAAGTGCACGTTCTGCGTGCAGCGCACGCGCAACGGGAAGACGACCGCGTGCGTTGAGGCGTGTCCCGTCGGTGCGCGCACGTTCGGTGACCTGAACGATTCCGAGAGCGATGTGGCGCAGATTCTCAGGACCAGGCGATCGTTCCGCCTGAAGGAAGAGCTCGGCAACGAGCCCGCGATTTGGTACGTGGGGTGATTGAGGTGGCCCTTGTGACGACACCCCGCCCCGGCGTGAAGCACTTCATCGGTCTCGACTTCGACCTCGGTGCTCTGCGCAGCGCGGGCTCGAGGTACTGGCAATGGGTGGCTCTCCTCGGCATCTTCTTGGGGCTCGGCGCGGCCTCGTGGTACCTGCTGTTCTCGCACGGCGGCGAAGTGCTGAACCAACGCGATTCGAGCCCTTGGGGCCTGTGGTTCACGAACTACATGTACTACGTCGGACTCGCGGCGGGCGGACTGATCGTCTACGCGAGCGTGCATCTGTTCGGGGCCGAGCAGTTCCGACCGCTGTCGCGCATCGCGGTCTTGCTGGCCGGCGTGATCGTGATGATGGCGCTCCTCGGCATCATCACCGACATGGAACGTCCGTGGCGTGCGGTCTGGATGATGCTCACGCCGAACCCGACCTCGCCGTTCGTCTACACCGGTTCGGCAGCGGGTCTCTACATGGTCATCTGCTTCGTTGATCTGTGGATCCTGATCACCGGCGTCGGCGGCGAGAAGCTGGCTCGCAGGATGACGCTCATCGCGCTTCCCGCAGCTATTCACATGCACACCACGACCGCGTTCGTGCTGTCGATGAACAAGTCGCGGGAGCTATGGCACACCGCGATGATGGTGCCGATCTTCCTGACTTCGGCGACAGCTTCGGGTGTGGCCCTGCTCCTGGTCGTCGCCTACATCATGCAGGCGACGACGGACCTGAAGTTCAAGTCGAGCATGTTCCGGAGTCTCGCGACCTTGCTCGCGACCGTCATCATCATCGACCAGTTCTTGCTGGCGGTCGAAGTGCTTTCGGTCTACTGGCCGACCTCGGCCATGACGGGTCACGT includes:
- a CDS encoding NapC/NirT family cytochrome c; this translates as MESTSPDARHILIRRAWITTAIAVAVVALGFGFYRATASPRLCGGCHEIAPQVESWKISPHAQVGCPACHEAPQPWYGFPKTMAVRASRLSRDVRAHFTLGAGETVGESLETSVTVPDSNCEQCHTPGRAVTIRYGTLIDHEEHAERNKSCISCHVWTVHFDPGAERPLLLMLQCFTCHSHESDAKAPGDCEVCHPPSFNMRPETHKAAKWKTAHNELAKADRSLCLMCHEASMCDTCHGLEMPHPEHWTDGRKVHGPVAVKNRLVCERCHGTNPDFCRTCHHKAYNPANGSWLAQHPQAVTKSGAAACFECHVTTFCAGCHAPLIAR
- a CDS encoding cytochrome c3 family protein, with translation MAGSESRSLARRARAALVRPRVACAILAAIVIALWSATPAIAGQASSGELLFYPCTSCHPVTLQPGTDKPTRKLPGDFPGHEIVLVGHDVLGEGDAACLVCHDDPAKDPGKLKLIDGSLIDITGDTAKVCYRCHSAKYNEWMAGTHGKHKPTCTAAGCHDPHSPRWIYAESLPPFVGSGFQFKALSGREPFTPLAPPAPAPPTEVPQLFLIAVVLGVVAAAARVAGLVRGRPNR
- a CDS encoding 4Fe-4S dicluster domain-containing protein → MSHKKPRIARVEPASADAPARAGEPRITVTRRSLLEGLGATAGILAAGVIPAFLTALPASGSEASSEGANTEVPGASETGIDRFVEENGPVNYPGKPVSYADPAGDEKWAMVIDVKACVGCRKCVYACVKENNIGRTSGFTYIQVLEMELGSNELELGTLKYEQGGRPDKWYLPIQCMHCAKPTCVYGCPVKATWKEPDGIVVIDYDKCIACRNCLVTCPYDARQFNWVEPEVPKNEVNPLVPLEEKAGVVEKCTFCVQRTRNGKTTACVEACPVGARTFGDLNDSESDVAQILRTRRSFRLKEELGNEPAIWYVG
- a CDS encoding response regulator transcription factor, which gives rise to MRILVVEDEVRLSAYLKRGLEAEGFAVDVAQTGTDGLWMATEQPYDAIVLDIMLPGMNGYKVCESLRKADNWVPILMLTAKDGEYDEAEALDTGADDFLSKPFSFVVLLARLRALMRRGSPERPAILGVGTLTLDPSTHEVKRGDTQVEVTPREYSLLEYFMRHPGDVLPKAEIMGHVWDWEFEGDPNIIEVYVGYLRKKIDVPFGLDTLRTVRGAGYRLVPDA
- a CDS encoding HAMP domain-containing sensor histidine kinase, whose product is MPSRGRPRLPGIRVQTTVIAVLVVGLSVSLAMAALLWTARGSFTDQITASAEARVQDIALLAKAGSVPHPVPGRGEDQLVQVFDAGGAVTASSASIEGQAPLVDIQLAPGESRTYTVPSLLESGGENGEAGEGGADPGVAFLVSAIGVASPAGPVTVMVAGSLDPVQQMVDVLQPRLEIGLPLILLIVGATVWALTGRALRPVEAIRREAEEISAASLERRVPEPRTSDEIGRLADTMNRMLDRLESSARVQRRFVSDASHELKSPVASIRTMLDVARRRHPADLNAFIDDLAAEDRRLEHLVGDLLALARYDESMRPAHPVDVDLDDVVLGEVAVITKSSEIRIDISGVHPARLQAELGSMESLVRNLLGNAVRHAASTVWVTVDVREDMIVFTVSDDGPGVPPEDRERIFDRFVRLDEARVHEDGGTGLGLALCRVIAHSLRGDVRVADPLHGGATFEVTLPLHSPS
- a CDS encoding DedA family protein, which codes for MSSIRPHGAGGLKGPGRATRSGPSLSPATGGIFLFEDVADVERRMLQYLLELISRLGDWSYLVIFLVAALECSAFLGLVVPGESLLLACGFLSHRGVLAIDAVVVAGVLGAIVGDNVGYEMGRRLGRGWLLSAGSRVGLTEKRLQGGEDFFARHGSKAVFLGRFVGYARAVVPFVAGSTRMPQRVFFAYNALGAVLWGTGVTVLGYSLGASWRLAEVWLGRASTAVAVATVAVAAGVWLWRRLARGRA
- the nrfD gene encoding NrfD/PsrC family molybdoenzyme membrane anchor subunit, with amino-acid sequence MTTPRPGVKHFIGLDFDLGALRSAGSRYWQWVALLGIFLGLGAASWYLLFSHGGEVLNQRDSSPWGLWFTNYMYYVGLAAGGLIVYASVHLFGAEQFRPLSRIAVLLAGVIVMMALLGIITDMERPWRAVWMMLTPNPTSPFVYTGSAAGLYMVICFVDLWILITGVGGEKLARRMTLIALPAAIHMHTTTAFVLSMNKSRELWHTAMMVPIFLTSATASGVALLLVVAYIMQATTDLKFKSSMFRSLATLLATVIIIDQFLLAVEVLSVYWPTSAMTGHVFRFDQFLTGRLAWAFLPVFILGMTAFALLARRSTRHLPRVQITASVLYVIAVFFKRYSLMAMGFSVSTLGQKAPIYFPSMVEAFLALGILAFGMLFFTVVSKLLPMEVPEEEHTLEAGVAS
- a CDS encoding PatB family C-S lyase, with amino-acid sequence MTDANHMERLRRLTGAKWARFDDDVIPAWVADMDFPTAPVVSDALRELVDNGDLGYNIASFDDRVVQAWADWSERRFGWRPDPAASHLFSSTLQPISMALDVATEPGDGVVLFTPIYPPFLGIVEKSGRRLVEYRLDDTARRIDANHLAALVDDTTRAVLLCNPHNPTGRAFTAEELAAIARVAEEHDLLVISDEIWQDFVYPGAAHIPFASLGPEVAARTVTMTSASKSFNLGGLSCAVAHLGAERVAEGYAALMPHLLGGVSVTGAVAALTAWRHGKPWLDEIVATLHASRDYLMARLAEELPQVGVTTPEATYLAWLDFRAMGLGDDPAKHLLEAGRVGLSSGPDFGTPGAGFARLNFATPRPVLDEIVDRMVRALGV